From Antedon mediterranea chromosome 9, ecAntMedi1.1, whole genome shotgun sequence, a single genomic window includes:
- the LOC140059119 gene encoding demethylmenaquinone methyltransferase-like, giving the protein MAFPEGLSSLQKEFSVVNKEKICNLYDNHATDFDEIVGTFTGKGQNMTINALNELVPIKSSRILDFAACTGLLGVKTHRSGFTNIDAFDGSQNCIEECKRRDIYTNFIVEFVTDAPLSIASDTYDGIICSGGFALNHLPISVLSEWTRIVKPGGYVISAFRNKWKDIEPMYNDGKFDNELQRLEKEGKWTFVRKELSDPENYEKCYILYIHQIL; this is encoded by the exons ATGGCTTTTCCAGAAGGCTTATCTAGCTTGCAAAAAGAGTTCAGCGTTGTTAATAAGGAGAAAATTTGCAACCTATACGACAATCATGCAACAGATTTTGATGAG ATAGTTGGTACATTTACAGGTAAAGGCCAAAACATGACGATAAATGCGTTGAATGAATTGGTCCCAATAAAGAGTTCGCGGATTTTGGACTTTGCAGCTTGTACTGGTCTTCTTGGTGTGAAA ACGCATAGAAGCGGCTTTACAAATATTGACGCATTTGACGGAAGTCAGAACTGTATAGAAGAATGCAAAAGGAGAGACATCTATACAAACTTTATAGTGGAATTTGTTACTGATGCTCCACTTAGTATTGCCTCAG ACACATATGATGGTATTATTTGTTCTGGTGGATTTGCTCTCAATCACTTACCGATCTCGGTACTTTCAGAATGGACTCGAATCGTTAAGCCTG GTGGTTACGTAATCAGCGCATTTCGAAACAAGTGGAAGGATATAGAACCAATGTACAACGATGGGAAGTTTGATAATGAGTTACAGCGATTAGAAAAAGAAGGGAAATGGACGTTTGTTCGTAAAGAACTCTCTGATcctgaaaattatgaaaaatgttatatattgtatatacatcaaatactgtaa